The following proteins come from a genomic window of Nostoc sp. TCL26-01:
- a CDS encoding DUF2141 domain-containing protein translates to MLQKLTVNVFLLAALSNLAWTSDARANFNGKLTVEIDGLKNKQGQVCITIFASSQGFPSDRNKSLNNQCLPISETPLIVTFDDLKAGSYAVAAIHDSNSDRTLNRNNLGMPTEGFAFSRNPEVRTSAPKFGDAAILLAGPNTTIQIQMKYF, encoded by the coding sequence ATGCTGCAAAAATTGACAGTTAACGTGTTTCTACTGGCTGCTTTGAGTAATCTGGCATGGACATCAGATGCTAGGGCAAATTTTAATGGCAAGCTGACTGTAGAAATCGATGGATTGAAAAATAAACAGGGGCAAGTCTGCATTACTATATTTGCTAGCAGTCAAGGATTTCCTAGCGATCGCAACAAGTCATTAAACAACCAATGTCTTCCTATTAGCGAGACTCCGTTAATCGTTACTTTTGATGATCTGAAAGCAGGTAGTTACGCAGTTGCTGCCATACACGATAGTAACAGCGATCGCACCCTAAATCGCAATAATTTGGGGATGCCCACTGAAGGTTTTGCTTTTTCCCGTAACCCAGAAGTTCGCACCAGTGCGCCTAAATTTGGTGATGCCGCGATTCTACTAGCTGGCCCTAACACGACTATCCAAATTCAGATGAAATATTTTTAA